The DNA region AGGAGGGGTCCCCATGAACGTCAGATGTGTCGTCTTCGTCGCGGCGCTCGCCATCGCCATTGGCGGCGGCCCGGCGCTCGCGCAGGTCCAGACCGGCAGCGTGCTCGTGCGCGTGGCCGACGAGCAGGGCGGCGTGCTGCCCGGCGTCACCGTCTCGGTGACCGGGCCCAACCTGCCCGGCGCCCTCACCGGCGTCACCGATCAGGCCGGCGCCCATCGTTTCCTCTCGCTCCCGCCCGGCACCTACGCGGTGCGCGCGGAGCTGCAGGGCTTTCAGACGGTGATTCGCGAAGGCCTTGTCGTCAGCGTGGGCCAGACGACGCCCGCCGACGTCACGCTCGGCGTCGCGGCGGTCGCCGAGACGATCACCGTCACCGGCGAGTCGCCGACCATCGATACGACGAGCGCCAACGTCGCCGTCACCATCAACCAGCAGCTCCTGCAGAGCACGCCCGGCGGGCGCGACATCTGGTCGCTCGTCGAGTACAAGGTGCCGGGGCTCGTGAGCAGCCGGCCCGACGTCGGCGGCGGCGCGGGCGGCCTGCAGGGCGCGATGGTGGCGCGCGGCACGCCCAACGCGCAGAACTCGCAGTTCCTGAACGGCGTGAACGTGGGCGACCCGGCGGCCATCGGCTTTGCCGGCTACTACTACGACTACGACTCGTTCGAGGAGGTGCAGGTATCGACCGGCGCGCACGACATCTCGGTGCCGACCTCGGGCGTCTTCCTCAACATGACGACCAAGTCGGGCGGCAACCGCTGGGCGGGCAAGACGTCGTTCTTCTGGCAGGGCGACGCCACGCAGGGCCAGAACGTCGACGCGGGCCTGCGCGCGCTCGGGTTCAAGCCCGACACGAACAAGGTCGACTTCATCTCGGACGTCGGCTTCCAGATGGGCGGGCCGATCATGCGCGACCGGCTCCGCTTCTTCGGCTCGTTCCGCGACTGGCGCACGCACGTCAACGTGCCGGCCGCCGCCTCGGAGAGCGTGCTCGACGAGACCAACATCACGTCGGGCATCGGCAACGTGACCTGGCAGCTCGACGACGCCAACCGGATCACCGGCTTCTACACGCGTCAGTGGTACAAGAAGCCCAACCGCTTCCTCGGCTCGTCGGCGCTCTTCACGAGCGAGTCGAACTCCAACGAAGACGACGTGTTCGACATCGCGCAGGCGCTCTGGAACTCGGTGTTGAGCAACCGCCTCGTAATGGACGCGCGCGTCAGCTTCAACCGGATCTTCTTCCCCCTCTACTTCAACGGCACCGACCAGAGCCTGCTCGACCTGTCGACCGGCGTCCGGTCGCGCAACGCCCTGCAGGAGTTCATCTTCATCCGCAAGCGGCTGCAGACGACGGCGACGTTCAACTACTACGTCGACCGCTTCCTCGGCGGCCGCCACGAGTTCCGCTTCGGCGTCGACCACGCGCACATGCCGACGAGCACCGAGGTGCACCGCTGGGACGACCTCACGCTCACCTACCGCAGCGCCACGAACGAGTCGGTGGCCGTCACCTTCTTCAACTCGCCGGTGCAGTCGAAGGCCAGCGTCGCCCACACGGCGCTCTTCCTGCAGGACACCTACACCCACAAGCGGCTCACGCTCACCGGCGGCCTCCGCTGGGAGCGGTACGAGGCCTACCTGCCCGCGCAGAGCAGCCCGCCGAGCCAGTGGTTCCCCGACCAGCGGCGCGACTTCGACCCCGTCGACGACGTGCCGCTCTGGTACACCGTCGGCCCGCGCGCGAGCCTGGCCTACGACGTCGACGGCGGCAAGACCGCCCTCAAGGCCTCCTTCGGCCGCTACTACTACATCGTCGGCCCCGGCACGGCGAACCTCGTGAACCCGAACTTCGCGGTGAGCGCGCAGTACGCCTGGAACGATCGCAACGGCGACCTCCGGTTCCAGAACGGCGAACAGGAGGGCGTCCCCGTCGTCGCCGGCGGCCTCACGACGTCGTTCGACCCCGACTTCGAGCGCCCCTACACGAGCGAGATCACGGCCGGCGTCGACCGTGAGCTCATCCCCGACTTCAAGCTCTCGGCCGTCTTCACCTATCGCCGGGAGCACAACCCGCAGGCGAGTCTCAACACGGCTGCGCCGCTCGACACGTGGGTGCCGCGCACGGGGTTCGACCCCGGGCCCGACGGCCTCACCGGCACGGGCGACGACGGGACGTACTCGTACTTCGATCGGACGCTGCCCGGCTCGCTCACGCTGATCACGAACGACCCGAGGAGCCGGCAGACCTACAAGGGCGTCGAGATCACCGGCACGAAGCGCCTCTCGAACCGCTGGCAGATGCTCGCGGGCTACACCTACTCGCAGGCGCGCATCACGGACCAGTCGGTGGCGACGAGTCCCAACGACTTCATCAACACCCAGGGCCCCATCCCGCTCAACGACCGGCCGCACCAGGTCAAGCTGTCGGGGAGCTACCTGCTGCCGTACGACGTCAACGTCGCGGGCAACTACCGGTACCAGAGCGGGCCGCCGATCAACCGCCAGCTCGTGGCGCCGCTCTCCTTCGGCGGCGGCTCGGCGACGATCAACGTGGAGCCCGCGGGCACCCACCGCGTCGACGCGCTCAGCACCATCGACCTGCGGCTCGCGAAGACGTGGGCGTTCGGCGCGCGGAGCCTCGAGGTCAACATGGACGTCTTCAACCTGACCAACGCCAACACGGCGTGGGAGCTGCGGTCGCTGACCGGGCGGCTGAACGTGCGGCAGGACGGCAGCCCCACCGGACAGATCAACAACGTGCCGCAGTTCCTGTCGCCGTCGCAGATCCTCGCGCCGCGCATCGTCCGCTTCGGCGTCGCCTACCGCTTCTGACGCGCACCCCGGCGCGACGGGCTCCCACCCGTCGCGCCGGGGCGTGATGGTTCGTCGCACCGGGGCGTGATCTACCGTCGCGCGAGGGGCTTTCGCCTTCGCCAAGGCTTCGGCGAACCGCCGTAGCTTCAGCGGAGGCGGTCAGCCCCTCGCGTTTCCCCGCCGGGGCTGAAGGAAGCCCCGGCGCTACGGACGATCGGATCGGCCTGTCGCCTGTCGCCTGCAGCCAGTCGCCTGTCGTCAGGGTGCCGCCCTGATTGGCGTGTCCCTGCGGCGCGTGGTCACCGTGACGAACTGCGCCGTTTCGTCGCGATCGACCACGTAGGCGTACCAGCGAACCGGTCGACCTTCGGGCGGGCGGCCAGCGCTGGTGGACTCGGCGACCCCGTTAGGGGCTACACTAGGACGATCGCCATCACGTCGACCGAGGGAGCACGACGCCTTATGCGCCCCGCCATCGTTCTGACTCTCGCCGTCCTGGTCGCCGCCGGCGTCGCCGCCGGTCAGCGGCCGACCAAGCCGCCAACCTTCGCCGACGGCGACACCGAGGGTCTCGTCAGTTCGCCGAACCCCGACATCCGACACGCCTGGAAGCGGAAGGTCTTCTGGAAGGTCTCGCCGCAGGACTCCGGCACCCCGACCGGCGGCGTCCCTCGGTTCACTGCGGCCGAGCGCACCTCCCTGGGGGCCACGCTCGATGCCCTCACGGGCGTCTTCAAGGCGACGCCCGCCGGTGCCTCGGGCGAAGGGTTCTGGGTGCTCGAGTCCCGCACCTTCGGCTACTCGATCCCGTTCAACATGCCGGCCGCGATCCCGCCCGCCCGGGCGCCGCTCGTCTACTCGTCGGGCTTCTTCCCGATGTACCACGAGGACATCCGGAACAGCGGCACCTGGCGCCTGAGCGTGAACGTCGAGACCGAGTCGGTCTTCTTCTACTTCAACGTCCTGCCCGAGTCGCTCGCGGGCTCGCCCCTGCTGAGCGAGCCGCGCCCAGGCGACCGCGCGCCCGCCGCGTTCTACCTGCGGCCGCGCGTCACGGCCACGTGGCGCGGCCTCCCGATCTACGAGGGCCGAGCGCTCGTCGTGTCGCGCCAGGGGCGCGATCCGTGGGCGGCCCTGCCCTACGGACGCGCACTGAAGGCCGCGCTCGGCCCGCTCGAGAAGGACCGCACGAGCGCCGAGACGCGCCTCGCGGGCCTCCGCAAGACGCGCGACGAGGTGAATGCGCCCGCGTGGGAACAGGGCATGCGCGACCAGTTCGAGAAGCACTACGGCAGCCTCAAGACCACACGCCCCGACGGCTATGCGGCCCGCCTGCGATCGCTCGAGCACGAAATCCGCGTGAGGCGGCAGCAGGCCGAGGCCGACGCGAACCCGCCCCGCGGCCCCGCGGGTTCGTGGTACTGGAACCCCGTCGAC from Acidobacteriota bacterium includes:
- a CDS encoding carboxypeptidase regulatory-like domain-containing protein, whose translation is MNVRCVVFVAALAIAIGGGPALAQVQTGSVLVRVADEQGGVLPGVTVSVTGPNLPGALTGVTDQAGAHRFLSLPPGTYAVRAELQGFQTVIREGLVVSVGQTTPADVTLGVAAVAETITVTGESPTIDTTSANVAVTINQQLLQSTPGGRDIWSLVEYKVPGLVSSRPDVGGGAGGLQGAMVARGTPNAQNSQFLNGVNVGDPAAIGFAGYYYDYDSFEEVQVSTGAHDISVPTSGVFLNMTTKSGGNRWAGKTSFFWQGDATQGQNVDAGLRALGFKPDTNKVDFISDVGFQMGGPIMRDRLRFFGSFRDWRTHVNVPAAASESVLDETNITSGIGNVTWQLDDANRITGFYTRQWYKKPNRFLGSSALFTSESNSNEDDVFDIAQALWNSVLSNRLVMDARVSFNRIFFPLYFNGTDQSLLDLSTGVRSRNALQEFIFIRKRLQTTATFNYYVDRFLGGRHEFRFGVDHAHMPTSTEVHRWDDLTLTYRSATNESVAVTFFNSPVQSKASVAHTALFLQDTYTHKRLTLTGGLRWERYEAYLPAQSSPPSQWFPDQRRDFDPVDDVPLWYTVGPRASLAYDVDGGKTALKASFGRYYYIVGPGTANLVNPNFAVSAQYAWNDRNGDLRFQNGEQEGVPVVAGGLTTSFDPDFERPYTSEITAGVDRELIPDFKLSAVFTYRREHNPQASLNTAAPLDTWVPRTGFDPGPDGLTGTGDDGTYSYFDRTLPGSLTLITNDPRSRQTYKGVEITGTKRLSNRWQMLAGYTYSQARITDQSVATSPNDFINTQGPIPLNDRPHQVKLSGSYLLPYDVNVAGNYRYQSGPPINRQLVAPLSFGGGSATINVEPAGTHRVDALSTIDLRLAKTWAFGARSLEVNMDVFNLTNANTAWELRSLTGRLNVRQDGSPTGQINNVPQFLSPSQILAPRIVRFGVAYRF